A window from Pseudomonas sp. MRSN 12121 encodes these proteins:
- a CDS encoding VacJ family lipoprotein — MRWSNRLAQLMCVSMLVPVLAQAAEDDPWESINRPIFTFNDTIDTYALKPLAQGYQAVTPQFLEDGIHNFFRNIGDVGNLANDILQAKPHAAAVDTARLLMNTTIGLAGFFDVSTKMGLQRNDEDFGQTLGYWGVGSGPYVMLPFFGPSTLRDAPSKYVDSFTEPYRYVNDVPVRNSAFALDVIDTRASLLSSEKLISGDKYTFIRNAYLQNREFKVKDGQVEDDF, encoded by the coding sequence ATGCGCTGGAGCAATCGTCTCGCTCAGCTTATGTGTGTCAGCATGCTGGTGCCTGTTTTGGCCCAGGCCGCGGAAGACGATCCGTGGGAAAGCATCAACCGTCCGATCTTCACCTTCAACGACACCATCGACACCTATGCGTTGAAGCCCCTGGCGCAGGGTTACCAGGCAGTAACGCCACAGTTTCTCGAAGACGGCATCCACAACTTCTTCCGCAATATCGGCGATGTCGGCAACCTCGCCAACGATATCCTACAGGCCAAGCCTCACGCGGCGGCTGTCGACACCGCGCGGCTGCTGATGAACACCACCATCGGCCTGGCCGGCTTCTTCGATGTGAGTACCAAGATGGGCTTGCAGCGTAACGACGAAGACTTCGGCCAGACGCTCGGTTACTGGGGCGTTGGCAGCGGTCCTTACGTGATGCTGCCGTTCTTCGGTCCCAGCACCCTGCGCGATGCGCCGTCCAAGTATGTGGACAGCTTCACCGAACCCTATCGCTATGTGAACGACGTGCCGGTACGCAACAGTGCTTTCGCGCTGGATGTCATCGATACCCGTGCCAGCCTGCTGTCGAGCGAGAAGCTGATCAGCGGCGACAAGTACACCTTCATTCGCAATGCCTATCTGCAGAACCGCGAATTCAAGGTCAAGGATGGCCAGGTCGAAGACGATTTTTAA
- the tal gene encoding transaldolase, producing the protein MTSKLEQLKQFTTVVADTGDFDAIARVKPVDATTNPSLLLKAAAIPGYADLLNAAVSDVKGDIGLASDRFGVAVGKEILKVIPGRISTEVDARLSFDTDAMLKRAHRLIELYDKAGIGRERVLIKIASTWEGIRAAEQLEREGIQTNLTLLFSFAQAIACAEAGVFLISPFVGRIYDWYKKANGNDYTGADDPGVQSVTRIYNYYKVNDYKTVVMGASFRNLNQIEQLAGCDRLTISPDLIEKLAADTGKLERKLTPGHAGEARQSLNEAQFRWASNEDAMATEKLAEGIRQFARDQEKLEALLAAKL; encoded by the coding sequence ATGACTTCCAAGCTGGAACAACTCAAGCAATTCACTACCGTGGTTGCCGACACCGGCGACTTCGACGCCATCGCCCGGGTCAAGCCGGTAGACGCCACCACCAACCCTTCCCTGCTGCTCAAGGCGGCGGCCATTCCCGGTTATGCCGACCTGCTGAATGCCGCTGTCAGCGACGTCAAGGGCGACATCGGCCTGGCCAGCGACCGCTTTGGCGTCGCGGTGGGCAAAGAAATCCTGAAAGTGATTCCAGGGCGTATTTCCACTGAGGTGGATGCCCGCCTGTCGTTCGATACCGACGCCATGCTCAAGCGCGCCCATCGCCTGATCGAGCTGTACGACAAGGCAGGCATTGGCCGTGAGCGCGTACTGATCAAGATCGCCTCCACCTGGGAAGGCATCCGCGCGGCCGAGCAACTGGAGCGTGAAGGCATCCAGACCAACCTGACCCTGCTGTTCTCCTTCGCCCAGGCGATCGCCTGCGCCGAAGCCGGCGTGTTCCTGATCTCGCCGTTCGTGGGCCGTATCTATGACTGGTACAAGAAGGCCAATGGCAACGACTACACCGGCGCCGACGATCCGGGCGTGCAGTCGGTAACCCGCATCTACAACTACTACAAGGTCAACGACTACAAGACCGTGGTCATGGGCGCCAGCTTCCGCAACCTGAACCAGATCGAGCAACTGGCAGGCTGCGATCGCCTGACCATCAGCCCGGACCTGATCGAGAAACTGGCCGCCGATACCGGCAAGCTGGAACGCAAACTGACGCCGGGCCACGCGGGCGAAGCTCGCCAGAGCCTGAACGAAGCGCAGTTCCGCTGGGCCTCCAACGAAGACGCCATGGCCACCGAGAAGCTGGCCGAAGGTATCCGCCAGTTCGCCCGCGACCAGGAAAAACTCGAGGCGCTGCTGGCTGCCAAGCTCTGA
- the rssB gene encoding two-component system response regulator RssB — MPKTSATLLIIDDDEVVRASLAAYLEDSGFSVLQAGNGQQGLQVFEQEKPDLVICDLRMPQMGGLELIRQVTDIEPQTPVIVVSGAGVMNDAVEALRLGAADYLIKPLEDLAVLEHSVRRALDRARLLLENQRYREKLEAANRELEASLSLLQEDQNAGRQVQMNMLPVSPWTIDAFKFAHQIIPSLYLSGDFVDYFRVDERRVAFYLADVSGHGASSAFVTVLLKFMTTRLLFESKRNGTLPEFKPSEVLGHINRGLISCKLGKHVTMVGGVIDEETGLLTYSIGGHLPLPVLYTPDSVRYLEGRGLPVGLFNEATYEDHILELPPSFSLTLMSDGILDLLPEPTLKEKEAALPERVRTAGGSLDGLRQVFGLATLGEMPDDIALLVLSRNL, encoded by the coding sequence ATGCCAAAAACCAGTGCCACGCTGCTGATAATCGATGACGACGAAGTAGTGCGCGCGAGCCTCGCGGCCTATTTGGAAGACAGTGGCTTCAGCGTCCTGCAGGCCGGCAACGGTCAGCAGGGACTTCAGGTATTCGAGCAGGAAAAGCCCGACTTGGTGATCTGCGATCTGCGCATGCCGCAGATGGGCGGTCTCGAGCTTATCCGTCAGGTCACCGACATCGAGCCGCAGACCCCGGTCATCGTGGTGTCGGGCGCCGGTGTGATGAACGATGCCGTCGAGGCACTGCGTCTGGGCGCTGCCGACTACCTGATCAAGCCGCTGGAAGACCTGGCGGTACTGGAACACTCGGTACGCCGCGCCCTGGACCGCGCACGCCTGCTGCTGGAAAACCAGCGCTACCGGGAGAAGCTGGAAGCGGCCAATCGTGAGCTCGAAGCCAGCCTGAGCCTGTTGCAGGAAGACCAGAACGCCGGGCGCCAGGTGCAGATGAACATGCTGCCGGTGAGCCCCTGGACGATCGATGCGTTCAAGTTTGCCCACCAGATCATTCCGTCGCTGTACCTGTCCGGCGATTTCGTCGATTACTTTCGTGTCGACGAGCGTCGCGTAGCCTTCTACCTGGCGGACGTGTCCGGACATGGCGCCTCATCGGCCTTCGTCACGGTGCTGCTCAAGTTCATGACCACGCGCCTGCTGTTCGAATCCAAGCGCAACGGCACGTTGCCGGAGTTCAAGCCGTCGGAAGTCCTGGGCCATATCAACCGTGGCCTGATCAGCTGTAAGCTGGGCAAACACGTGACAATGGTCGGTGGCGTCATCGACGAGGAGACAGGCTTGTTGACCTATAGCATTGGCGGACACCTGCCATTGCCTGTGTTGTACACGCCAGACAGCGTGCGTTATCTGGAAGGGCGTGGCCTGCCGGTCGGCTTGTTCAATGAAGCGACCTACGAGGACCACATTCTGGAACTGCCGCCGAGCTTCAGCCTGACGCTGATGTCTGATGGCATTCTGGACCTTTTGCCGGAACCCACACTCAAAGAGAAAGAAGCCGCCTTGCCCGAACGGGTGAGAACGGCAGGCGGCAGCCTGGATGGTCTGCGGCAGGTTTTTGGATTGGCCACGCTAGGGGAGATGCCGGATGATATCGCCCTGTTGGTGTTGAGCAGGAATCTTTAA
- the rssC gene encoding anti-sigma factor antagonist RssC — protein MSTGRIQFAEQDGTFVLKFVGEVRLTLCSALDATIERIFTALNFSAIVIDLTETRSIDSTTLGLLAKLSILSRQKVGLLPTVVTTHEDITRLLQSMGFDQVFNIVDRPIPCPECLTDLPSQDQSEEVVRLKVLEAHKILMGLNDSNREAFHDLVNALERH, from the coding sequence ATGAGTACCGGTAGAATCCAGTTCGCCGAGCAGGACGGCACCTTTGTCCTGAAGTTTGTCGGTGAAGTGCGTCTGACTCTGTGTTCGGCACTGGATGCGACTATTGAGCGGATCTTCACGGCGCTGAATTTCTCGGCGATCGTGATCGACCTGACCGAGACCCGCAGCATCGACAGCACCACCCTGGGCCTGCTGGCCAAGCTGTCGATCCTGTCGCGGCAGAAGGTCGGCCTGCTGCCGACCGTGGTCACCACCCATGAAGACATCACGCGCCTGTTGCAGTCCATGGGTTTCGACCAGGTGTTCAACATCGTCGATCGCCCGATCCCCTGCCCGGAGTGCCTGACCGACCTGCCTTCCCAGGATCAGTCGGAAGAAGTGGTGCGGCTCAAGGTGCTGGAAGCGCACAAGATCCTCATGGGCTTGAACGACTCCAATCGCGAGGCTTTCCACGATCTGGTGAATGCCCTGGAGCGTCACTGA
- a CDS encoding PilZ domain-containing protein, translating into MNANDRDYSEKRDYIRMRVDAEVTLIHQGQVIPAICIDLSSSGMQVQARRSFKVGDRLSVRIDSEHAALRGLEADTEVVWVTELEGNGQKLGLTILKMN; encoded by the coding sequence ATGAACGCCAACGATCGTGACTACAGCGAAAAGCGCGATTACATCCGTATGCGGGTGGATGCCGAGGTCACCCTGATCCATCAGGGCCAGGTGATTCCAGCCATCTGCATCGACCTGTCCAGCAGTGGCATGCAGGTTCAGGCCAGACGCTCGTTCAAGGTCGGCGACCGGCTCAGCGTGCGCATCGATTCCGAGCATGCCGCCCTGAGGGGATTGGAAGCGGATACCGAAGTGGTCTGGGTCACCGAACTGGAAGGCAACGGCCAGAAACTTGGCCTTACAATCTTGAAGATGAACTGA